The DNA segment ccaacccggatgccgaaacaccaccgactttgtgattagtagataggtggacggtggcacatcaggccaaaacacaacatgacatgacaaaacgcaacatcaacatcagttgagggctgcaacttcactttttaaatgacaatatcctggctggactactgttgtaACATatccattttatgattaattgaaatacatttcctaCATACATTTCCTTTAACTGTGtggaactgttttgtcgttgactatatCACAAATAGGTTCcagtaaagcaaggtttagtggaatccctgtGTTCTACACAGGCTCTCACATGCAAGCAGATTCTTTTAAATGCACCGCTGACTGGCAAAATGATACgctgaagttgcgctgcttgctgttaaagggaatgacagatgtcactctcattggttaaaaggatgttacgcccaaaacacccatgactgattaagaaacagaagaacaacccttttgaacaatacacctgacgtttgataacaaaatgaccccgaatgtggactggacacacccctaaatgtatttaagcttTTTGCAACTGACCATCGCCAAGATAGAGCCCTGCGTGTAAATAACCTACTTATTTAGTGTACcatttatgttattttaatcGTGTTCACTGGTTATTAAACAGTCTTTCTTGATGACAGTTTACATATTTCAAATTATCCAATTAATATTTCTCCACAGTTTCCACATTATTATCTCCGAGATATAAGAAAATGGCCTCTGCAAAAATGAATACTAAAGGTACTGGACTGATGTCATATAACATTTAAAACAGTTATTGTTTTAACTATAATTTGTAAAACAATTCTTCAGCcatctgttttatttgtttagtttCTTGTTTGCTTATTGGGAGGTGTGAAAAGTtgtaatttgtttattttcaagtCAGATTGAAACACAAACACCTTCCTGACCATAATGACACATGTCAGTGTTCAAATGGATATTTGCATATTCATTTCCATAACCATCCATATGACATCCGTTTTCCTTAATTATCCTTAGGTGTGAAAAGAAGCCTTGAAAATGAGGCATGTACTTCGCGTGGCCTCACTGTAGAAGGGAATAAACGTTTCTGTGTCCCTGCAGCCGACAGAAAAACAGGTCAGACCAGTACAagtgcactgcaaaaactgcttatgtaacaaaatctaaccaagtgttattaatcttatatcaagataaaaaaaaactagttggtattgtttttagtataaagacacttacctagcactttctCATGAACtcatttgacttaaaataagtcaaacttttcttcaattaagacatctcatcctgaaaacaagcaaatttgtctgccagtgcgttaagcaaatttgtcctaaaaacaagcaaatttgtctgccagtgcgttgagcaaatttgtcttgataagactcttaaaataagtcaaaagtcttcttaaattaagtcaaaatgatctttcgagagcttaggtaagtcttttcatactaaaaacaataccaaatagattttttgatcttaatataagattatcaacacttggttagatttcattttttgcagtgtgaatAAATCACAAAAAGTTACAGTTGTTAAACATGGAAGATTTAACCCTGTCGTTCCAAATTAATTGTTATTTGAACATTATGTGTTCTGAGgaaagtcattttattttttatcttcaaATCAGTTGATCATGTTGTTAAATACATATTATGGGGCTTTGTCACTTGGCTTTGTTAGTGTTGCTTGCAGTTATATTTATTGTAACTTATGCTTTCATGTATTATCACAGATCAGAGTTCCTTAAGACAGGCAAAACTAGTTATGTCACAAGTCATAAGAAAACTACACTCAATTCCTCATTCTAACTTCAACGAAGAATTCCTTCAATACATCAAGTAAGTATTATAACTCTAGTGGCTACAACAGTTGTACTACAAATTATAAGCATTATTTGATCAGTTTTATGTCTGTTCAGGTCGATGATATCAAAGCTTGATGCAACCTCTAAGAAGAAAACCACAGTGGGTGTGTTTGGTAAATCGGGAGTGGGCAAGAGTTCCTTAATAAATACCATATTGGGAGAGGAAGACCTGTTGCCATCAGGAACCATCACTGCATGCACTTCAGTCATTATTCAAGTTGAGTCCAACACAACTGACTCCAACTACACAGCAGAGATTGACTTCATTCCCAAAGAGGTATTTacagtatacatgtatgtgtcagATGTAGTTCCTAGTAAAGtgtcagacatactgtacaactgAAGTGGTAAATTAGTGTaatgttgaaattaattgaGTGCAATTAATTGAAATTTAACTCCAGGGAACAAATTCAAGCAATGCATACTTTAAATGACtacagtaagtaagtaagtaaagtaaGTATGTTAGTGTTAAGACTTATGAATGGGGACTGTGGTACTCACTGGTTGTTGGCAcaccattttttatttaactaGATGGCACTTTAGCAATGCTACATTTTATTGTACTGTACACAACCTCTATTTTCTAATTAATCAGGAGTGGGAAGAGGAGGTTAAAAATCACCTAAATGCTTTGTCACAAGCCAAAGAGAGCAATGAAGAAAAAGATGAAGATACATTGAGCACAGCTCAGGAGAAAGTACGAGCCGTTTATGGGGATATTAGACGAAATGCGACCCTGGAAGAACTGATAGATGAACAGAATTTTGCAGCCATCCCAGAATTCCTTGTGTCATCCAAGAAAACAGTGTCATGCACCACTGTAAGTTCTCTGTTAGTATAGTTTTGTTAGTAAAGTTTTGTTAGTATAGTTCTGTTATCTCTGTTAGCAGTTCTGTTAATATAGTTCTGTTATCTCTGTTATTAGTATATACTCAGAATATCCCTACAGCCATTGCAGGAAACAGCAGGAGACAAACCATTGTCTCTTGGCTTGTGGATACCAGgttacttaaaggaaccatatgtaaggaatgtatttcaattatttataaaatggccctgatatgtcactagacataaaaaaatcatgttcatttcaaatacttatatcactgataACAGTAGTtcagccaggatattgtcataatattattgtcatgtcatgttgtgttttggcctgatgtgccaccctccacctatctactaatcactaagtcagtagtgtttcggcatccgggttggcaacctcaagTCAGGGGGGAcggggaggggatacactgctctatagtaatttgaaagtgattgcagtaccagttttggccacaatcttacatatggttcctttaactatACTAAgcttaccaactttttaaaaaacGGTTTACTGTTAACCTTAACTATTGTAATGTTCATattctgtaagtcgctttggacaaaagtgtcagctaaaAACAATAAGCATAACCGTAACTACACATAAGCAGGTTAGACCACCAGAATTGGGGAAAGCTGTGCGTAAGGTATCAACTAGCAACAATGGCTGACAATATTTAGGTGACTGTTCAGAATTGCAAACTTGCTACTGATAATGTCTTGCTAGCCAAATAGAGGATAGAATTTAGAGGTTTTATTTGCCATTCGTACACATAGAGACAGTTTGGGTATATTTTTGAGTCAGCAGTAAAATAAATCTCAGATAAAATAAAATCTTTAAACTCTCTAATGAAAACTAACTATATACCTATGCATCTTGTTttagtttaatttgtttgaataATACTTGTCAATTATGTATCATCAGGCCTCTGAACTTTCAGAAGAGATCAACAGTTTCACGAGGTCTGATGATTCCAGCCCTGGGCAGCACTTCTGGCCACTGGTTAAAACTGTCACCATCAAGATACCCTCTGGCAAAGGCCTTCAAAACATTGCCTTTATTGACCTTCCTGGCACTGGAGATTTCAATAAAAGCAGAGACGAAATGTGGAAGAAGGTAACATCTAACTGACATCTACCACACTTCTAATccaatttaatttttttctaaTCCAATTTTTTgaccatcttgaatttcccctggggatcaataaagtatctatctatctatctatctatctatctatttaattTGCAAAGAACAATGTAAAAAAAGCTATCTTATAACTACACAAAATGTATTTGCAAGTGTAATGTAAGATATTTTGGCCCACACATATGTTCAACACTCATTAGGCAGCTATTTTCTTATTCAAGTGAATGAATGGGggcatccgtggcctactggttagcgcttcggatttgtaactgaagggttgccggttcgaaccacGACTAGtagaaagcggctgaagtgcccttgagcaaggcacctaacgcctcactgctccccgagtggcGCTGTAGTAGcatgcagctcactgcaccagaatttgtgtgtgcctcacctcactgtgttcactgtgtgctgagtgtgtttcactaattcacggattggtataaatacagagaccaaatttccctcacgggatcaaaagagtatatacttatactgatctAACCTTGACTCCATCTTCAGTGCTTAAGCAGATGTTCCACGGTGTGGATTGTCAATGACATGAACCGGGCTGCATCTGACAAGGAGCCATGGAAGATTCTCACCAGCTGCATCAAAGACATGGGGCATGGCGGAGAGTGCAACAGCATCACTTTCATCTGCACAAAGACGGATGACATAAATTACAAGTCATACATGAAGTGAGCaatcaatccatccatccatccatttgtCCATCCATCCAACTATCCATCAGACTATCCATGAGTCCGTCCGTAGAGAACATACCACTAGCTATGAGTTTCTTATCATTGCATTAATATCACAGATTATTACAGAATATTTACCAGAAAATACAGTGACAGACCAACCTCACAGTACTGTATACTTATCATTCCCAGGAATTGCAAGTTGAAGGATAAAGACCTGAATGTCACAGCAACACAGGTTGTAGTATTCATCAATAGATGTGATATGTTCAGGTAGAACTTTATATTTATCATGGCATTTAAcataatttgttttatttgtaggACTCAGTGGATTATGGAAAACAGCTGAAACGGGCCTGTATACTACACCGGAATGAAGAAGCCAAGAAAAAAGTCAGGACAATGTTTTCCGACCAAACTGAGATACAGGTATTAACAGCAATGCATTTTATGATCAAATcctatttctaaaaaaaaaatcttttttttagatattttaaGATTGTAAGACTGTAAAAGACACATCTCAAGGAAAAAATCATGAGAAAACTACAATGAATCTGACTCCAGAAAATGTATAAATTGACCTTCAATATAACCAAGTTGTTTATCAGCTAGTGGCACACAAAGGGAGATGAATGGTggataaattaataattttgAAGTTGAAAGGTAACCAATATCAAATAAACTGAATCCAAAGTAAGACCAGATAAGCAAGGACACTACAAGTTATGTTAGATAAACCAGATTAACCATAGATTATGATGATAATCAAAGTTAAAATTATGAACAAAGTTTAAAAGCTTCATATCAATGACTATCATACAGTAGTTCAACCCTACTTATTGGATTAATTTACATTTGAAATACTGATCTCTCAAAACATCTCAGTATAGATTTTTTTAGAAAAGGAAACTGTATTTTAACTTTATTAACTTACATTTATTAACTattttacttgaaggtatctacataagagtgacatgacactgtcataattatgacatgacactgtcatgaacgtgtcataaatgttataaacaagtcatgaacATTTATGACTTCGGCCATtgtcatttggtttttgtcatgacaacttgacattgtttgggttgTCTTGattatgacaacttgacattaatcAAAGTGACattgacacttaatgacagttaaatgtttatgacttgtttatcaTATTtgtgacacattcatgacagtgtcatgtcatagTTATAACCGTGTactgtcactcttatgtagatacttTCAATTAAAGTGTTTACccatttgttttctgtttttatcaGAATAATTTCACATGTGATGAGGACTTCTTGAAGGTCTTTACAGTTAGCGCCAAGGATTTCTTTCAGCAGAAAGAAGATGGCTGCATTTTGAATAAAGAGGACACAGGTGAGTGTTTTATGAAATAATTGTGTGCCTAGCTAGCCATGAAGAATGCATAGTGTCCACTTTATCATAATGCCAGTCTACACTAAGCCAACAGCCTTATGTCTGATAATGTTGGGCCTGTTGACATCAATTTCTGCCGTattggattttccgccattttggattttctcGAAAATGAAACTAAAGCCTCACAGGTCACAAATGTTGTCCAACTTTCAACAAATTTGGCACAGATGATTTTTAGACCAATCCTCACAAAAGGTATTGgatgatttttttcattttcaaaagtgTCCGCCTATCACAGCCAATCGAAGTTGCAGACAAAGCCCCAAACAAGACGTGAgatcatatctcagcaacattTTTCATATAAAACAAAATTTAGTACATTCATAATGGACCCTATTGTGAAGAGGCGTgtaattgttttgtgtttggatTTGAAACTTGCTAGTTCTGTCTGACAATACTGTGAGAGGTCCAAAGGCCAACACGTGCCAATTTGTGACGTCAACTTAATCGATGGATTTTGTTGGaaacacaaaaaacatgttTACAGGTCACACGTTTTTCCATTTGTCACGAAACTTAGCACAGATAATCTTCAGACTAAGCTTATTGAATGGATTTTGAATACTTGAAAGCATTGGGAAATGGGAATTTcgccattctgggggcaaggccacttggccttcagttgggcatatttggtggggggcacaaaggccacatgtcagggcaccaaggccaaagttaactatacagtagtaggctataaaaattatcaaagttttatttagcctagacctgcatcactgtatgaaacattacaaaaacatgaaacatgacatattacatataactgtaaatcatctgatcatctaatatttacagatatctaggctatatataacatttattttatatttggcctgttataaaatcatgtattgaacaatttaaccagctcagctttaagaaactcaaatagcctagatggatgcttagcattttgtgatcattaggctaaggctactttcacaaactcagtcagctgtcctctgatttaccaatatctaggcgatatttgtaacatttattttgtatttggcccgttatgaaatcatgtggaaaaatttaaacacattgtaaaactccccaaaaagcccaaatttggagacatccatgcatgtcgaaatttattgcaaattcaaaactggattactctggaacggctaactgtacaggggactgctttacacctttgtgtccggtaaggtctgctgtttattctgatatatggtttgtcgtgtgttaaaagaagggttcgtgaagtattccaccgagatgaatgggttgggagatcatgggacgcaaaaccttcagtagaatgtatgattaaattgaattatattatttacttttctcgcgaaccgttcaactcAGCAATTATCGGGTAACAtaatttaaaagctgagaaaaagctctttcatgtgatacttgtgatgtctgtgtgatgaataggctacttcgcgagtagttcaactgagatgaatggaatttggacgcactttctttcttgcgctgtcactttcttcACTGCGTAAAATACtcaattaatttgcgctgtgaatgctaagattattttgacaggccacacaggctaaataaaaatcgctattagtaggacgcaaagcagaatattgaaagaagggggcaccgcAAGTCAACGCAAGAGGCAACGACGGCCATgaccgtcgtggccgccgtgaaattcctaccctggtcaCAGCCAATCGGAATTGGCACCAAACAGTAAAAGCCACCAGTATGGTTACCTTATAAGTCAGACAGTCTTTGGTTGCTTGACACaaaacttgctgtgagtgctttcaggtacagtatgtgtctgatGTAATGGCATttagttgccatggcaactccgGCTACTTGGCTCCCTCATTGCTGAAAgctatattcattattattgttaAATGTATTGCAAGTATAATATTGTATTTGATCCTACATCATTATGATTCTCAGAAATCCCAAAGCTTTGGAGACTACTGGAAAAACTTGACAATGGTCATCATAGTACATCAGCAAATAATTACATTCAAGGAGCATATGGTATTTTGTCCTTGATCCAAGGTGCCAAGAGTAATGTCTCTGAGACCGTGAGTTTTTACCATTAGTGACAAATCAGAGTGAAAcctttattttatatttaaggACATTTGTTTCTTAGTGTATTTTCAGAATGTCCTCAACCATATACTACTATATAGTtaatccatttatttattttcagttGAAGGTAAAACAGAATGCTATGAAAGCTCTGAAACAAAATTTGGAGGAAGAACTGTACTTCCTGAAGGCATTCCTCATACGACAGTCCACTCATCTGCAGTTATGCCTTTCTGAGGGGGTAAACGAATCAGAGAACCTTTCCCTGGAAACCGCTGATAAAGACGTCATTCAAaacagcacacgcacacgcacacgcacgcacgcacgcacacacacacacacacacacacacacacacacacacacacacacacacacacacacacacacacacacacacacacacacacacacaatgatagaTCCAGGTGCAAGCGCGCTCCGCCGGCCCCATACCCACAATGTTTGGCCCAGGATGAATTAGCTCTgatacatgcaatacacattaagggtgacttcaattgtttatgcaaagggcctgaggcaccgaagtagtttagtagttacagattacaatttcaaataaaaaacaaacgaCTACATAGGATCcattacatgtgaaaacattaaaaataattttattaacagCCTGCAGGCCAGGGTAATCTAATATTACTGCATTAACATCAACTCGCATGGAATTATGGGAACACTCAATGCGCTCAATGCGCCTTTTCAACCCTCTGCTGAAACTGCAAGCGTAGATTGTTTGCTTATAAACTCGCACTGCGCAGAAACAAAActcaatgtagcctaacttatttaaccgtgcagaaaccaaatgaaatcattcatatgcatacaatcCTCCATATGCGTGAATTAGTCCATTAGAAAAAGGCCATCTTACGAGCCTATCGTTGTGCAAAATCGTCAACGATGTTCCCAATATTTAATGCTCTGGCTCTCGTATTTTCAATGGACAGGATAGCTAACCCACTGAGCCTCTCCTGCCCCGTGCTGCTCCTTAGGTATAggtcttaataagtttgagtttgaaaaagatcgctcagctgttgccacagtcaaaggcaatgtcagaaacaacatgagagcagtACACCCTTTCCCCTTGCTCTTTACGCTCCTGCCGCTTCTTGCAGCCGCTCTTGTGTTTGAAGGGCATTTTGGTTGGAACGATGACTGAAATGTGCAGCCACCATCCATTCAAAAAATCACAACAAATCACTTAGCCTACCCAGAAATCCTTGCTGCATCTCAGTAGAAAGAAAGATACTCTGGCGAAACAGTATGACGACAAGATGGTAATTTGATTTAGCCGTTTTTATTTGATAGTTTGATTCTTAATGGTgaagttctaaaaaaaaaaaaaaaggaggcagggcgggggtagcgacgggccctggtgcgactgcacttgctgcacctactatAGTTACGCCACTGCTCAAACAACACACATGGCCTTGGAAATCACCTGTGTTATATACCTACAATGACAAGTAACTTCCAGTGTTGGGGCTGTTATTAGTAAGGGTCCAAACAGAAGCTGCAGAACAAAGTGGATTTTTACCTCACTTGAAACCATAGATACTATATATAGCTAGATATCGCCTTGTCCGCTAAAGCAAATGAGGTAGAAAACGTCAGCACAGCTGCCATGTTTGTCCCGTCAATACTTACTAGTAAACAAATGGAGTGTAATGACAAGCTGTAGGAGTTTTGGGCTATAAATCCTTAAAATTCATACTGCACATTGCTCAATCAATGGCCATGGATGGTGTTTTATCTTTGAAGGTAGATAAACTACATGAAAAAATGGTTATGGAACACTATTTACATGgaggaaaataaatataaaatgtagTAGGCCTGTTTCTTACCTATCAATTGTTATTCCTTGCTCCTTAGTTTTCAAATTCCTTGCATTGGAACATCAAGTCTGGCATCTTTTGTGCTGCCCAGGATGCAACCAGAGCTTGTTCAGAATGTCAAATGACTGGACAAAGAtggctgcaaaaaatgaaatctaaccaagtgttaataatcttatattaagatcaaaaaatctatttggtattgtttttagtatgaaattaCTTACCTACCTACCTAAATTTGCTTAAAGCACTGTCAGAcaaatttacttttttttcaggaggagatgtcttaaaataagtcaaacctTTCTTAAATTAAGTGAAATTATTTCCGGAGAAAACGCTTGTTTAtacttttttatacttttttttatcttgatttaagataacacttggttagattatgttagataagcagtttttgcagtgtgttattgtgtgtttcATTGTGTGTTTAAAACATCACTTTTTAGTGACTACAGACGTCTACGATATAGCTTCCATCTTTGCCCATAAGAAGATCCGGGTGTTTATTGAAGCTAGCTACCTATGGccagttgcattgcaagttagctctgggatAGCAAAAAATCCAAGTGTGCCATCTTAACGTACCGAAGATTACAGTATATACACTAGAAGGCAAAGGACTAAAGTTTATAGAGCAAAACGTTTGCATTTCCGATTTCTtcatccccgcgagagtttaacagatgtgataattcaaaatccccatgctATTTTCCCAAAGGGAAAATAATCCAATAATTTTAATCGGATAAAATTGATTGATAGAATTTTATTCTAAATGAAAGGGCTGGTGTATTCCTTTCTTATTCTGATTGAACTGCCATGTATACCGTCcgtcaataaaataaaactgctGATTCTGATTGAACTGCCATGTATACCGTCCGTCAATAAAATTAAACTGCTGATCCAATAATTTTAATCGGATAAAATAGATTGATAGAATTTTATTCTAAATGAAAGGGCTGGTGTATTCCTTTCTTATTCTGATTGAACTGCCATGTATACCGTCCGTCAATCGGGTAAGTACCCAAACAGATAGCACACATTTTTCATTCAGAATAGCTTAATCGGAATGGCTCAACAAATTGTCCATGTAAAACAACCTAGTGTTTCTCAGGCTGAAGGGCTGATTTGGTAGTTACATCCTGATCTTGATAGTCCATGATGCAGGTATTGATCAGTGGTCAAATATTTTTTGAAAAATGGTCAAtcctagcctgacgtagtcatactcaattctagtcagaatatgagtctgatactgctccattgggacgtaattatagggtgtgtttcaaccaatacaggGGATGCCTATGCACttaattggatagacctaaccaaccagagcaacgaaatagcttaccttgaggtgtaggaagaaaacacacaaactatcattcttctccacaaatgccttaacattgttttctggtcttttgtaaaagttagtgcgtcaataactcctagcctacaacactcattagcgaaatctgaGAGATACTTAGTAgagtaggctattaggaaaaaaactgatagcctatatcccctccgtttttaaaaataattctgttgaacactgatatgctacaaacatgttaaacagctggataaggctgtcgcaaatccctcgaacaggtggtcaatcagagatttcaaacgaacgagggaacatgtcgtaATGCAACagtgctgttttcccttgataaaagtgaaaccacgagttttcccacatctcaactttggccaaagttttcagaaataatcgttttcggtgataaaacctcattaaataatatacattttccatatggggtcttaaaagccatgtatccttctagacACACaccgtttttgtttcaaacataagcctaatctaagcgtgctcagatgacgtgatagaccaggcgctgtttctcacctgtccatcatcgtaaagcccgatttgattggtccgcccgatctagggcgagcatacttgctccactatggagcaatgccagaccgaacttcccgaccacaaatgttgtgggcgggactaagttcggaatggcacccaggctaggtcAATCCCaattaaattaactttttttccagGGAATAAAGGATGCAAGGGGATATCATATGACATTCAAGGCTTTGTGTGAGAACAATGGCTTCAGGAGGATTAAAAATGGAACAATTATAGATCTGAATGCATCTCTTGCTACCTACATGTACAAACATGTTAATGgacaatttcaaaatatgttccCAGTGTAAGTAATTTGTGTTATTTGATACAATTAGTTTCTTTCTTGCATGTTTGCAAGTTTTAATTTCTCAAATTAAATGCACATTCCAGGGATGGCCCACTAACAGGAAAACCAGACAAATCAATTAGAGGGATGCTGCACAGATTCAACATCATCAACAGTGACATCACTGAGCTTTACAGGGAATCTCCAGTGTCACTCAACCTGACATTCATTAAGACTCAGGTatcctttttttttacaagatTAATTTACTAAGCATTCTAACATTTTAATATTAGCAGTTAAGTCTGGGAGAGCTCAGAGGTAGTGTAGAAGACTAATTCAGAAAATATTTCAAAGCTGCAGTTTGTATAATTAACTGTCACACTGTTTCAAGGCTGTGCAAGAAAACACCATAGGACTAATCTTACAACAAAACACATTATAATATCATTGTGTTTAACCCTAACAGGTGaaatctattgtgtgtgtgtcagtgtgtgttttgagaccGTAATAATAAACCATGCCATGGAGGGCCAGACTAAAACAGAAAGCCTGCCTAGTACCTTGAGTTATTGTAGAACTTTTCATTACAGCAACACAATATAACTGTGTACAAGATAGTAGTAGATATTCCACCCATTGCTAAAGTGTGAGAGGACAATGCTTGTTTATATACTAACTAAGCTAATTTATTATGGCAACCAACAAGTTTTTTCGAACAACTGTGTTGCTTGTATTGTTCCAAATTAAAGTTCAAAGCTTGAAATAACAGAAAAATATGTTTACAATTGAAACAATAAGGGTACAGAAATGTAATTGCATTTTCACTCCTTCAGCAAAACAGACTGATCTCAAG comes from the Alosa alosa isolate M-15738 ecotype Scorff River chromosome 22, AALO_Geno_1.1, whole genome shotgun sequence genome and includes:
- the LOC125287964 gene encoding nuclear GTPase SLIP-GC-like — translated: MISKLDATSKKKTTVGVFGKSGVGKSSLINTILGEEDLLPSGTITACTSVIIQVESNTTDSNYTAEIDFIPKEEWEEEVKNHLNALSQAKESNEEKDEDTLSTAQEKVRAVYGDIRRNATLEELIDEQNFAAIPEFLVSSKKTVSCTTASELSEEINSFTRSDDSSPGQHFWPLVKTVTIKIPSGKGLQNIAFIDLPGTGDFNKSRDEMWKKCLSRCSTVWIVNDMNRAASDKEPWKILTSCIKDMGHGGECNSITFICTKTDDINYKSYMKNCKLKDKDLNVTATQDSVDYGKQLKRACILHRNEEAKKKVRTMFSDQTEIQNNFTCDEDFLKVFTVSAKDFFQQKEDGCILNKEDTEIPKLWRLLEKLDNGHHSTSANNYIQGAYGILSLIQGAKSNVSETLKVKQNAMKALKQNLEEELYFLKAFLIRQSTHLQLCLSEGVNESENLSLETADKDVIQNRNKGCKGISYDIQGFV